Within the bacterium genome, the region GTACCGGAAGACGCCGATGCTGCCCGCCGCGTGCCTCTCGGCGTTCTTGTGCTCGCTCGCGGTGCTGCCTTTCGCCCGGCCGGCAAGCCCCGGGGTCGTGGACATGGTGTTTCTCGTGCTGTTCGGGACCACGCAGTTTGGGCTCGGTCTGTTGCTCCTCACGCTCGGGGCGCGCCTGGTGTCGGCGACCGAGTCGGCGCTGATGAACGCCCTTGAAGGGCCGCTGGCGCCGTTGTGGGTGTGGCTCGCGTTCGCGGAAGTGCCTCCGCGGACGACCCTGATCGGCGGGTCGATCGTTCTGGCCGCGGTCTTCGGCCACATCGCCGCGAGTGCGCGATCCCGGCGCGTGCTAGAATAGAGGACGCGTGGGGACGTAGCTCAGTGGGAGAGCACCTGCTTTGCAAGCAGGGGGTCGCCGGTTCGAATCCGGTCGTCTCCACCAGCTGACGCGCGAAAATCGCTAGAACCCTTGCTATTTAAGGAGGAAGGACTCGAGAAAGCAGAGGGTTACCCCGCTAACGGCTTCGAAACCGCGTGTTGTTCGTTGATCGCACTGGGGCGGGGCCGCGCAGGTCGTCAATCCGTCACTTCGACTTCGACCGCCTGCAGCGTAAGGGGCTGCACTCTCACGATGACCGATTTCTCCACGAGGTCCGGCGGCCGAGCGACGATGCTCCCGCCGACAATGAATCGTGGGTTCTCGGATAAGGTGAACGACCGGCCGTCGCCGAGCATCAAAGTTCGGTCGGTCGCCGACTCGACGCGTCCCCTCTCTTCGCGTACCAACACCTCTCCTTGCCGGATCGTCCCCCGAGGGCGCGGTCCCCCGCCAATTTCGACAACGAGTCTCACCGCGTCGCCGGAGAAGATCTGCCGGAGCTGGATCGGCTCGACGCGACTTGTGTTGAGATCGCGACGAAAGAACGCGGTGTCGGGAGCGACGGTGAACGTGCGGGTTTGGTTCCCATACCATGTGATGACGATGTCCGGCAAGCGGGCGGCGAGGTCCACGCGCAGTACGGTTCCCTCCGCGGGCCCTTGCTTGGGCGGCACCGGCTCCGCGGCCGGCGGCGAGGACGGCGGGGCCGGTCCGGGCGTGATCGACACGATGTGGAGCCCGGGATCCCACGTGACCGCCGCCCCTAACGCCTCGCCGACGAACCGCAAAGGCACGTATACCCGCCCTGCGACGATGATTGGTGCCGCGTCCAAGGTGACGGGCGAATCATTGATGAACGCCTGGCGGCTGCCGGCCATGAGCCTGACCTGCGTGCTCCGGCCTGCCGCTACATTGCGAGAGACGATGACGGCATGTGTCGCCGGGTTTTCCCAAGCAAGCGTAGCGCCCAGTTGTTCAAATAGTCCTCGCACGGGCACAAACACGCGGCCGTCAATGATCAGAGGGGGACGCTCGAGTGTTATCTCGTGTCCGGTAATCACCACACGAAGCGCCGAATCCGCCGGAGCCGGGAGCGCCGCGCTCAAGACAATCGCAAGCGCGGGGAGCGAAGCCAAAAGGCTTCCTCTCACGTGTTTCGCACCTACGCCTCCCGGCCCCACACGTTTGCCCAAGCCGTCAGCCTATGGCGACGTCACCTGCCATTTATAGTTCGGCGCCAGCACCTGAAGGCTGTACTTGGGGGCGTTCGTAAAGCACCACCCGATCGCCCACGCATACGAGTTCGACGAGTTCGCGTACGTCCAGGCTCCTCCCATAAGTACCTGAATTTGATCCGCGGTTATCGGTGGGAGGGACGGACAAACATTCGCCTGCTGCATATCGTTTTCGTGGACCGACCAGCCGCCGGAGGTGTCCGGCAGTTGAGGTGTGCTGACCTCATACGCGAGATCCCACGCGTTGGTGTTGAAATTGTAGATCATCGCATCGTATGTGACGGACGTCGAGCCGTCTGGGATGGCGCTCTGGACGAGCTCCACCCAAAAGACATTGGCGCCGTTATAGTACGTCAGATAATTGCTGATGAATGTCGAATCCATCGGAATAGAAGTGCCTATACCCTGGGCGACGC harbors:
- a CDS encoding copper amine oxidase N-terminal domain-containing protein → MAGSRQAFINDSPVTLDAAPIIVAGRVYVPLRFVGEALGAAVTWDPGLHIVSITPGPAPPSSPPAAEPVPPKQGPAEGTVLRVDLAARLPDIVITWYGNQTRTFTVAPDTAFFRRDLNTSRVEPIQLRQIFSGDAVRLVVEIGGGPRPRGTIRQGEVLVREERGRVESATDRTLMLGDGRSFTLSENPRFIVGGSIVARPPDLVEKSVIVRVQPLTLQAVEVEVTD